Genomic DNA from Bacillota bacterium:
AAATCGGATTTGAAATTATTTTTTTTACTTCATCAGCCCCAATATTTAATAAGGCATCAATGATTGATAATCCTTTAATGAAAGGAATTCCGCTTCTTTTTGAATGGACTTGCTCATAAGTTACTTGATTCTCATTGTAATTTTGTCTTAGAATATTTATACCGTTTGATTGAAATAATTCCAGGTTATGAACAGCAGCCATTCTCCCATCACCCATGATGATTTCAGTGATTGAATTTGCCTTACTTATTTCAATTATTCTTTCATTCCTATCCTTGCCATCGTAAAAATTACTTGAGTTCAAGATTTGAATCTGTTTACAATGAAGGTGATTTCTGATTGCAATTAGCATTTCAAGATTGGCATCAATTAGCTTAATGTTATTATTCAATGCATTAGTAAAAATAACTTCAAAAAATGAATATTCGTTATCAAAAAACTTTGCTTTACCATATGAATAGAAAATAGTATTAAGCATTTTTTGAATATACTTTTTCTCTAAAGGGAGATTTATAGAATTACAAGGAATAGCCCAGTTATTTCCTACAGGAAGACAAAACCACTGTTTTTCTCCCTGACTGCTTAAAATTTGAACACGTTTTATATGATTTCTTCTGAATCCAACATCGTCAAGAATTACCAATTTATCAACGAATTCAAGTTTGCTGAAATATCCTAACCAAGGCAGAAAATATGATTGATGAAATACAACTTTCATTTTTTGTTAAAGTTTTGGGGTATTGGTGATGAGTAAATAATCCCAATATCATTTCGACAATACATCCCATCAAATACAATATTTTCCTTAATATATTTTAGTGACATTTTTGACGATGTTTCAAAATCATCAGAAATTGACGACACAGTAAAAATTCTACCACTTGAAGTTACAAGTGCCCCGTTTAATATCTCTGTGTTTGAATGAAATAGTACTGTACCGTTCTTTGGTCGACTCTTTAAACTTATTGGAATACCCTTTATTGATGGATTTGGATAACTTGATGTTGAGACAACGATAGCCGAGCATTTTTTATCAGCCCAATCTATCCTTACCGTGTTAGAATGTGAAAGGTTCTCAGATAGCGCAACAAATAAATCTGAATTTAATAAAGGCAACATGGCTTGAGTTTCTGGGTCACCAAACCTACAGTTAAACTCTAAAACTTTTATTCCAGTTACTGTCTTTATTAAACCTGCGTAGATTAGACCATTATAGGAAATACCTTCATATTCAAGTTGAATTAAAAGTGGTTTTATTATATTATATTCAATATATTTGATTTCATCATTGTCCAATTTGAATGGTGCTATTGCTCCAACACCAGCTGTATTGAGACCGATGTTACCGCTAAAAGCTTTTTTATAATCGTGAGCAGCACAGAATGGGATTATTTTATTCTTGTTTACAAAAGCAAAGAATGAGAATTCTACACCTACTAAATATTCTTCAACAATTGCCAAAGGTGTAACTGCATTATATCTATTTTCTTTGAAAATTATTTGTATAGCATTGATGTATTCTTCATCAGTATTGCAAATGAATACTCCTTTGCCACCTGAAATAATGTCTGATTTGACGACTATAGTTTTATCAATTAATTTTCCATACTGAAAGGCATCGTCATAGTTATTGAAGATTTTGCTACTGGCTGTCGGAATATTTGCTTTGTACATTACTTTTTTTGCATACAGTTTGGAAGATTCAATTTGAGATGCAGCAGCAGTAGGTCCAAAAATATTTATTCCATTTTTAGTAAAAAAGTCAACAATGCCCAACGATAATGGTAATGCATCACCAACCATTACGAAAGAAATTTTATTTGACTTTGAAAATATTAGCAATTTCTCAAAGTCAAGCTGCGGGATAGGTATCCTTTTACATTCACAAAATTCCCTGCCGTCAAAACTATGGCTAGCCCAAGTGCAACCAACATTACCAGGAGCAACATATACTGTTTCAACAAGGTTTGATTGAGAAATTGACCAAGCAAGTGCATGTTCCCTTCCTCCTGAACCAACGATTAATACTTTTGATTTAGAAAGGTTCATTCGAATTTAAAGTTTGCTTGAAAACCATATTGAGAATTTATCTGTTGCCACTTTTAGTGCATTATCTTCTTTGTATCCGTGGTCAACCCCATCAAGAATTAGAATGTCAGTTTCTCCTTTCAAGCAATAATTCAACCTGTGAGTATGGACAACAGGAACTGTTTTGTCTGCATTGCCGTGCACGATTATGCAAGGTATGTTTATACTTTGTGCATCTAAAAAGCAGTTATAATCAAATCCTTCAATGTATGAATTCCAATATCTTTCAGTTATCTGACTGTAATTATCAGCTTGCCATTGCTTAAGTCCATCAAGTCCTACCCATAATTCGTAGACCTCAGGGTAAAAACATGATGGGGATTTTAACGCTAAAGCTTTAATAATCGTCTTATTTCTTGCCAAAAAAATTATTCCAACCAGTCCTCCAAAACTTGAACCAATTAGCCCGACTCTACTTTTATCATAGAAGTCGTGAGTCATAATGATATTGTAAGCATCTGAAAGTGAATCCAACCCAATTTTTACAGTTAATAGAGAATCATCACCATCACTAATACCCTTTCCAGGGAAATCAAAAACAAAAACATTAATACCCTTGTCTAAAAGTTTAGGAATAAGCATTTTACAAAAGCCACTTTTTGAGCCACTTTTACTATCCCCTGTTGCCATAATTACCAGTGGTGCATTTTTAATACCAGAGTAACTAATAATTCCTCTAAGTATCAACCCGTTTGAGTTAAACTCAATTTGTTTATTTTCAAAATTCATATTTTAGGTTTTTAATTATGATGTTATTAATGAAGCAAAGTAACAATACAAATATTATGGTATTACAGTTATATTGTCTTGAAAAAAGTTTATAGTCTTTAATACTATTATTCATTTGCAAGACATGTTTTTAAAAATGTTCTGTGGGCAAAAAATAAAAAACATCGGGTCGGCATGAGTTTCGGCTCTTTGGTCTTGTCAATATTTCGTTTTTATGTCCTCTCACAATAGCTTAATTTTCAATTTATATCTGTCGTCCCGTAACGTATACACTTGGTGTTAAGTCCTCTTAACACTTGGAGTTCTTTTAGTTGACTATGTTTAAGACTAATTAATTTGTACACCTCAATCATTTTTTGTTTTTTTTAGGTCTTATTCTTTGTTTTTTCTTCGTATGTATTTTAAGTCTCTGTTGTTGAAGGCTGGTAAAGTTCCTTCAAGTATGTTAATTATAGCTTTATTCATTACATCATCTTCAATGGCTCCAGATTGAAACTTAACTGTGTTTTTATTTTCTTTTTCAATTTGCATGTTGATGATTTGGTCTGCATCACAAACGATTGCAAGATTTGGATTATGAGTTACAATAATGATTTGCCTTTTTTCTTTTACTTTTTTGATGAAGTGAACAAGAATGTGATAAACACTTTCGTTATCCAAATTTTCTTCGGGCTGGTCAATAATTAAAGGAATATCATCATTATCAAGAATCAGATAGAAGATTAGAAGCAATGCGCCTCGTTCACCGGGTGAAAGTTCTTGCAGGGTTTTGTTCCCCAACTTTAAATTGTAAACAGGTTGTAGAAATTCTGCATCATGAATGTAATCGTAAAGTTGGTTAAGTTCAACACCTTTTCGTAATTGACTATTTATATCAACTGGCTGACCTTCTGAGTTTCTTCTATCGTTTTTTAGATTGTCAATTATCGCATCTGTGAATTGAATGAATCCTTTACTGGTTTCAAAGTGAGTTTTCTCAATTAGGTCGGTGAGTTTTTTGTAGCCTTCTTCTTTACCGCTGTATGTTCCTACTCTTTGCTGATTGATTAGACCGAAAAAGTTATCAGAGAAAGAACGAAGTTCAAGAGCGACATCAATTTTCACATCGTATCTCTGTTTGAGTTCTTTGAACTCATCAATGAATTGCATTACAGGTTGAAATAACTCCTTTCTGATTTCTAAAAGCGAAAGTTTTTTGTTATATATCGACTCTACAAATTCTTTCCTCTTTAGAATTCTTTCT
This window encodes:
- a CDS encoding WbqC family protein encodes the protein MKVVFHQSYFLPWLGYFSKLEFVDKLVILDDVGFRRNHIKRVQILSSQGEKQWFCLPVGNNWAIPCNSINLPLEKKYIQKMLNTIFYSYGKAKFFDNEYSFFEVIFTNALNNNIKLIDANLEMLIAIRNHLHCKQIQILNSSNFYDGKDRNERIIEISKANSITEIIMGDGRMAAVHNLELFQSNGINILRQNYNENQVTYEQVHSKRSGIPFIKGLSIIDALLNIGADEVKKIISNPIYTPQSITL
- the purD gene encoding phosphoribosylamine--glycine ligase gives rise to the protein MNLSKSKVLIVGSGGREHALAWSISQSNLVETVYVAPGNVGCTWASHSFDGREFCECKRIPIPQLDFEKLLIFSKSNKISFVMVGDALPLSLGIVDFFTKNGINIFGPTAAASQIESSKLYAKKVMYKANIPTASSKIFNNYDDAFQYGKLIDKTIVVKSDIISGGKGVFICNTDEEYINAIQIIFKENRYNAVTPLAIVEEYLVGVEFSFFAFVNKNKIIPFCAAHDYKKAFSGNIGLNTAGVGAIAPFKLDNDEIKYIEYNIIKPLLIQLEYEGISYNGLIYAGLIKTVTGIKVLEFNCRFGDPETQAMLPLLNSDLFVALSENLSHSNTVRIDWADKKCSAIVVSTSSYPNPSIKGIPISLKSRPKNGTVLFHSNTEILNGALVTSSGRIFTVSSISDDFETSSKMSLKYIKENIVFDGMYCRNDIGIIYSSPIPQNFNKK
- a CDS encoding alpha/beta hydrolase; the protein is MNFENKQIEFNSNGLILRGIISYSGIKNAPLVIMATGDSKSGSKSGFCKMLIPKLLDKGINVFVFDFPGKGISDGDDSLLTVKIGLDSLSDAYNIIMTHDFYDKSRVGLIGSSFGGLVGIIFLARNKTIIKALALKSPSCFYPEVYELWVGLDGLKQWQADNYSQITERYWNSYIEGFDYNCFLDAQSINIPCIIVHGNADKTVPVVHTHRLNYCLKGETDILILDGVDHGYKEDNALKVATDKFSIWFSSKL